In Myxococcus stipitatus, the following are encoded in one genomic region:
- the ybeY gene encoding rRNA maturation RNase YbeY: MRLRKGKVIPRDDGKRIEEFVGAATTGTDSASVARMLAPPGWSEPAQRPEFDEVVLVLKGELTLVVEGRRERIAAGEVGLVPRGKRVVYRNDGKGACDYWSICAPAFKPERAHIEPPAPRAKENVVTLQVAHAQGKEWGRQLTAWSRDYLRRLSLTDCELSLSLVDDRAIRRLNRTWRDKDKATDVLSFPAGELPRGTPGPRPLGDVVISLDTAKRQAKEYGRTLESEMARYLAHGLLHLLGHDHERPRDAKRMAALEEELLGERGMVADSLQVDAKARRARSLM, translated from the coding sequence GTGAGACTGCGCAAGGGCAAGGTCATCCCTCGGGACGACGGCAAGCGCATCGAGGAGTTCGTGGGGGCGGCGACCACGGGCACGGACTCGGCGTCGGTGGCGCGGATGCTGGCGCCGCCCGGCTGGTCCGAACCCGCGCAGCGGCCGGAGTTCGACGAGGTCGTCCTCGTCCTCAAGGGCGAACTGACGCTGGTGGTGGAAGGGCGCCGGGAGCGGATTGCCGCGGGCGAGGTGGGCTTGGTGCCGCGCGGCAAGCGCGTGGTGTACCGCAACGATGGCAAGGGCGCGTGTGACTACTGGTCCATCTGCGCTCCCGCCTTCAAGCCGGAGCGGGCGCACATCGAGCCCCCCGCGCCACGCGCCAAGGAGAACGTGGTGACGCTCCAGGTCGCGCACGCCCAGGGCAAGGAGTGGGGCCGGCAGCTGACGGCGTGGTCGCGCGACTACCTGCGGCGCCTGTCGCTGACGGACTGCGAGCTGTCCCTGTCATTGGTGGATGACCGCGCCATCCGCCGGCTCAATCGCACCTGGCGGGACAAGGACAAGGCGACGGATGTGCTGAGCTTCCCCGCGGGAGAGCTGCCTCGGGGAACCCCAGGCCCGCGTCCGCTGGGGGACGTGGTCATCTCGCTGGACACGGCGAAGCGGCAGGCGAAGGAGTACGGCCGCACGCTGGAGTCGGAGATGGCGCGTTATCTGGCGCACGGTTTGTTGCATCTGTTGGGTCATGACCATGAGCGCCCTCGCGACGCGAAGCGCATGGCGGCGTTGGAGGAGGAGCTCCTGGGCGAGCGAGGGATGGTGGCGGACTCTCTCCAGGTGGATGCGAAGGCCCGGAGGGCGCGCAGTCTCATGTAG